The following coding sequences are from one Streptomyces sp. NBC_01294 window:
- a CDS encoding GAP family protein, translating to MVLDLVVIGTAVTLGPLHNSAFILLLSSRHGVRQGLAFLLSWLANLIAVIACVMLLTGGQPPARHSAPSTAAIAAKLAIGVALVLYGAHRHRRPPRPHGPPRWTARIDNASPATAAGLAWLLQPWALVGAGAATAVDADLSTATDWLALTGYCLLATLSLIVMEMYAVWAPAAADARLNALRSWLEQHQEQLIVTLSLLAGLWLTARSIYELVA from the coding sequence ATGGTCCTCGACTTGGTGGTGATCGGTACGGCCGTCACCTTGGGGCCTTTGCACAACAGTGCCTTCATCCTGCTTCTCTCCTCACGGCACGGTGTCCGCCAGGGCCTGGCGTTCCTGTTGTCGTGGCTGGCCAACCTGATCGCGGTCATCGCCTGCGTGATGCTGCTGACCGGCGGACAGCCCCCGGCCCGTCACAGCGCGCCCTCGACCGCCGCGATCGCCGCGAAACTCGCCATCGGCGTGGCTCTGGTGCTGTACGGCGCCCACCGGCACCGCCGACCGCCCCGCCCGCACGGCCCACCGCGCTGGACCGCCCGGATCGACAACGCCTCCCCGGCCACCGCAGCCGGCCTGGCATGGCTGCTGCAACCCTGGGCACTGGTCGGCGCCGGCGCCGCGACCGCCGTCGACGCGGACCTCTCCACCGCCACCGACTGGCTCGCACTGACCGGCTACTGCCTGCTGGCCACCCTCAGCCTCATCGTCATGGAGATGTACGCGGTCTGGGCGCCCGCGGCCGCGGACGCCCGGTTGAACGCCCTGCGGAGCTGGCTGGAGCAGCACCAGGAGCAGCTGATCGTCACGCTCTCCCTGCTCGCCGGCCTGTGGCTGACGGCCCGGAGCATCTACGAGCTGGTCGCCTGA
- a CDS encoding APC family permease — protein MAEPSSEAQDAGAVEAGGYRQELKRTLGPFQVFAISFAFISVAVGIFATYDEVLLTAGPVGIWLWIVAAVGQTLVALVVAQFAARIPLSGSSYQWASRLANPKIGWWFGWLTFCYLAIGVVAVDNALASQAFMPLAGITPDEGTARLITLVVLLVQTALAVASTRLVSLINTVAVGLELALVVVVAVALVIAVAVTGDGSAGNLTSRGVVEHSPDYFAVGGGLMLAMIMGLATLVGFDSAANLAEEAKDPFRTVPRAIVGSVVAAGVLGLLFLITLTVAIDDIPRISNTGSPVAAIMRDQLGPAMERTLLVAITIAFFGAGIVAMVACSRLVFAMSRDARFPAHRLMRRVNPRTRTPIPATVLVFALGVVLMVALPGAALLELITASTILPALTYGSTIVLYLAVRGRLSRQKGAFNLGRFELPVAICALVWTLFALFVLVAPEEALVSVVIVVGLLFLGGLFFAAMLTFDRQALETEPGEVDSFTK, from the coding sequence ATGGCGGAGCCTTCGTCCGAGGCCCAGGATGCGGGGGCCGTCGAGGCCGGAGGCTACCGGCAGGAGCTGAAACGCACGCTCGGCCCCTTTCAGGTGTTCGCGATCTCGTTCGCGTTCATCTCGGTGGCGGTCGGCATCTTCGCGACGTACGACGAAGTCCTGCTGACCGCGGGGCCGGTCGGCATCTGGCTGTGGATCGTCGCGGCCGTGGGGCAGACCCTCGTGGCGCTGGTGGTGGCACAGTTCGCGGCCCGCATCCCGCTCAGCGGCTCCTCGTATCAATGGGCCTCGCGGCTGGCCAACCCGAAGATCGGCTGGTGGTTCGGCTGGCTGACCTTCTGCTACCTGGCGATCGGCGTGGTGGCGGTCGACAACGCGCTGGCGAGCCAGGCATTCATGCCCCTCGCCGGCATCACACCGGACGAGGGCACCGCACGCCTGATCACGCTCGTGGTGCTGCTCGTCCAGACCGCGCTGGCCGTGGCCTCCACGCGCCTCGTCAGCCTGATCAACACGGTCGCGGTGGGGCTCGAACTGGCGCTCGTCGTGGTGGTGGCTGTCGCCCTGGTCATCGCCGTCGCGGTCACGGGCGACGGCTCGGCCGGCAACCTCACCTCGCGCGGTGTCGTCGAGCACTCCCCCGACTACTTCGCAGTCGGCGGCGGGTTGATGCTTGCGATGATCATGGGGCTCGCGACACTCGTCGGCTTCGACTCGGCCGCGAACCTGGCCGAAGAAGCCAAGGATCCGTTCCGCACCGTTCCACGCGCGATCGTGGGATCGGTCGTAGCGGCCGGTGTCCTGGGATTGCTGTTCCTGATCACGCTCACCGTCGCGATCGACGACATCCCGCGCATCAGCAACACCGGCTCACCCGTCGCGGCGATCATGCGTGACCAGCTCGGTCCGGCGATGGAAAGGACGCTGCTGGTCGCGATCACCATCGCGTTCTTCGGCGCCGGGATCGTGGCGATGGTCGCGTGCTCACGGCTCGTCTTCGCCATGTCGCGCGACGCGCGCTTCCCCGCCCACCGCCTGATGCGGCGCGTGAATCCCCGCACGAGGACGCCCATCCCGGCGACCGTGCTGGTCTTCGCCCTGGGCGTCGTCCTGATGGTCGCGCTGCCCGGCGCCGCCCTGCTGGAACTGATCACGGCCTCGACCATCCTCCCCGCACTCACCTACGGCTCGACGATCGTGCTCTACCTGGCAGTACGCGGACGCCTGAGCCGCCAGAAGGGGGCCTTCAACCTCGGACGCTTCGAACTGCCGGTCGCGATCTGCGCCCTGGTGTGGACACTCTTCGCGTTGTTCGTACTGGTCGCCCCGGAAGAGGCATTGGTCTCCGTCGTGATCGTGGTGGGCCTCCTGTTCCTAGGTGGACTGTTCTTCGCCGCCATGCTCACGTTCGACCGCCAGGCACTGGAGACGGAGCCGGGTGAGGTGGACTCCTTCACCAAGTGA
- a CDS encoding SRPBCC family protein — protein MGNPQVTVERRITASPERVWQGLTDLANMPAVLSGVDSVEVLSDGPFAVGTRWRETRRMFGKQATEEMRVTACTVAERYVVEAESHKTHYISEFTLRAESPEVTVVRMTFSARPPGGFGGLLAKVFGALGAKAVAKAIAQDLKDVAASVEGAPAS, from the coding sequence ATGGGTAATCCGCAGGTGACGGTGGAACGGCGGATCACCGCGTCCCCGGAACGGGTCTGGCAGGGGTTGACGGACCTGGCGAACATGCCGGCCGTCCTGAGCGGCGTGGACAGCGTGGAGGTGCTCAGCGATGGACCATTCGCGGTGGGTACACGGTGGCGTGAGACACGGCGGATGTTCGGCAAGCAGGCCACCGAGGAGATGCGGGTCACGGCCTGTACGGTCGCCGAGCGCTATGTCGTCGAGGCCGAGTCCCACAAGACGCACTACATCTCGGAGTTCACGCTGCGCGCGGAGAGCCCCGAAGTGACCGTCGTACGGATGACGTTCTCGGCCCGGCCGCCCGGCGGGTTCGGCGGACTCCTCGCCAAGGTGTTCGGCGCGTTGGGCGCCAAGGCCGTGGCCAAGGCCATCGCCCAGGACCTGAAGGACGTCGCAGCCTCGGTGGAGGGCGCTCCCGCTTCCTGA